A part of Jiangella alba genomic DNA contains:
- a CDS encoding methyltransferase: MNVHHHAIVINWADEAERLCAAVADDAAWYTSVAGELARPGDRLAVDIGCGGAGMAVALGAALPPPAFVVGVDGDGDVLDAARRRILEAGVDDGHIRLLRADLDTDLAVLPLVARGADIIWASSSIHHLADQQAAIDALAALLAPGGRIALAEGGLPAQHLPWDVGVGEPGLEVRLAAAEDRWFARMRAGVPGSVAMPYGWCTALRRAGLVDVTTKTFTFERPVPLCDEDLRSVLLSLRHRVGRAVADEELRPDDEAAWARLLDPEDDAWLGHRDDVCSLSARSVHVGHRAAV, translated from the coding sequence ATGAACGTCCACCACCACGCCATCGTCATCAACTGGGCCGACGAGGCCGAGCGGCTGTGCGCCGCCGTCGCCGACGACGCCGCCTGGTACACGTCCGTCGCCGGTGAGCTGGCCCGGCCCGGCGACCGGCTGGCCGTCGACATCGGCTGCGGCGGCGCCGGCATGGCGGTCGCACTGGGCGCCGCGCTGCCGCCGCCCGCGTTCGTCGTCGGGGTCGACGGCGACGGCGACGTGCTCGACGCGGCGCGCCGGCGCATCCTCGAGGCCGGCGTCGACGACGGCCACATCAGGCTGCTGCGCGCCGACCTCGACACCGACCTCGCCGTCCTGCCGCTGGTGGCGCGCGGCGCGGACATCATCTGGGCGTCGTCGTCGATCCACCATCTCGCCGACCAGCAGGCGGCCATCGACGCGCTGGCGGCGCTGCTCGCGCCCGGCGGCCGGATCGCGCTGGCCGAGGGCGGGCTGCCCGCGCAGCACCTGCCGTGGGACGTCGGCGTCGGCGAGCCCGGTCTCGAGGTGCGGCTGGCCGCCGCCGAGGACCGCTGGTTCGCGCGCATGCGGGCCGGCGTCCCGGGCAGCGTCGCGATGCCGTACGGCTGGTGCACCGCGCTGCGCCGGGCCGGCCTCGTCGACGTCACCACGAAAACGTTCACGTTCGAGCGCCCGGTGCCGTTGTGCGACGAGGATCTGCGCTCGGTGCTACTGAGCCTGCGGCACCGGGTCGGCCGCGCCGTCGCCGACGAGGAACTGCGCCCGGACGACGAGGCGGCGTGGGCCCGCCTGCTCGACCCCGAGGACGACGCCTGGCTCGGCCACCGCGACGACGTGTGCTCGCTCAGCGCGCGCAGCGTCCACGTGGGCCACCGCGCCGCCGTCTAG
- a CDS encoding FmdB family zinc ribbon protein, whose amino-acid sequence MPTYEFRCRSCGSTFDVVRPMADASAAALCPAGHDDTVKLLTTVGLAGRAGGDSAPTGGGCCGGACGCG is encoded by the coding sequence GTGCCGACCTACGAGTTCCGCTGCCGCTCCTGCGGCTCGACCTTCGACGTCGTGCGGCCCATGGCCGACGCGAGCGCCGCGGCGCTCTGCCCGGCCGGCCACGACGACACCGTGAAGCTGCTGACCACCGTGGGCCTGGCCGGCCGAGCCGGCGGCGACTCCGCACCCACGGGCGGCGGCTGCTGTGGCGGTGCCTGCGGCTGCGGCTGA
- a CDS encoding type B 50S ribosomal protein L31, which translates to MKKHIHPDYRPVVYRDADAGLAFLTRSTARADRTVVWDDGATYPVVDVQISSASHPFYTGKARVLDSAGQVEKFRRRYSAR; encoded by the coding sequence GTGAAGAAGCACATCCACCCCGACTACCGCCCGGTCGTCTACCGCGACGCCGACGCCGGCCTGGCGTTCCTCACCCGCTCGACCGCCCGCGCCGACCGCACGGTCGTCTGGGACGACGGCGCCACGTACCCGGTCGTGGACGTCCAGATCTCGTCCGCCAGTCACCCGTTCTACACGGGGAAGGCGCGGGTGCTGGACTCCGCGGGCCAGGTCGAGAAGTTCCGCCGGCGCTATAGCGCGCGCTGA
- a CDS encoding RNA polymerase sigma factor, with protein MTDEVAGAHRRGWARVLATVVRVTRDLGAAEDAVQEAFAAAVELWPRQGVPDDTTAWLTTVARNRALDARRREQTLARKLPLLIVPGDDAPAGREAIEDERLRLVFTCCHPALSLPSRVALTLRLVCGVPTPDVARLFLVSQPTMAARLTRAKKKIQAAGIPYRVPAEHELPDRLPAALAVVTLLLTEGHTASRGSGLGRPELVRTATELAEVLAELMPDEAEVLGLLATVRLAAARRPARLDDDGGLVLLSAQDRSRWDRSLISAGCALAAQAMRRAVPGRAGPYALQAAISAVHSEAATYEATDWPQVVALYDLLLAVAPSPVTALARVAAWSHVAGPGPALAEVASLGDDARLRGYYGVPAVRADLLRRLGRTAEAAASYEEAAALTANEVERSSLLTQAAGLRGTGRRPG; from the coding sequence GTGACCGACGAGGTCGCCGGCGCGCACCGCCGGGGCTGGGCCCGCGTCCTGGCCACGGTGGTGCGCGTCACCCGCGACCTCGGCGCCGCTGAGGACGCCGTCCAGGAGGCGTTCGCCGCGGCCGTCGAGCTGTGGCCGCGTCAGGGCGTGCCGGACGACACCACCGCCTGGCTGACCACCGTCGCCCGCAACCGCGCCCTGGACGCCAGGCGGCGGGAGCAGACGCTGGCCCGCAAGCTGCCGCTGCTCATCGTCCCCGGCGACGACGCGCCGGCCGGCCGTGAGGCGATCGAGGACGAACGGCTGCGGCTGGTGTTCACGTGCTGCCATCCGGCGCTGTCGCTGCCGAGCCGGGTCGCGCTGACGCTGCGCCTGGTCTGCGGCGTCCCCACACCGGACGTCGCGCGGCTGTTCCTCGTGTCGCAACCGACGATGGCGGCGCGGCTGACCCGGGCGAAGAAGAAGATCCAGGCGGCCGGGATCCCGTACCGGGTGCCGGCGGAGCACGAACTGCCCGACCGGCTGCCCGCCGCGCTGGCGGTGGTGACGCTGCTGCTCACCGAGGGCCATACGGCGTCGCGGGGCTCGGGGCTGGGCCGGCCGGAACTCGTCCGCACGGCGACCGAGCTGGCCGAGGTCCTCGCCGAGCTGATGCCGGACGAAGCCGAGGTGCTGGGCCTGCTGGCGACCGTGCGGCTGGCCGCGGCCCGGCGCCCGGCCCGCCTCGACGACGACGGCGGGCTGGTGCTGCTGTCGGCGCAGGACCGGTCGCGCTGGGACCGTTCGCTGATCTCGGCCGGGTGCGCGCTGGCGGCGCAGGCCATGCGGCGCGCTGTGCCGGGGCGGGCCGGGCCGTACGCGCTGCAGGCGGCGATCTCGGCGGTGCACTCGGAGGCGGCGACGTACGAGGCGACCGACTGGCCCCAGGTCGTCGCGTTGTACGACCTGCTGCTGGCCGTGGCGCCGTCACCCGTGACGGCGCTGGCCCGAGTGGCCGCGTGGTCGCACGTGGCCGGGCCGGGGCCGGCGCTCGCCGAGGTCGCTTCACTGGGCGACGACGCACGGCTGCGCGGGTACTACGGCGTGCCGGCCGTCCGGGCCGACCTGCTGCGGCGGCTGGGCCGGACGGCGGAAGCGGCGGCCTCCTACGAGGAAGCCGCCGCCTTGACCGCCAACGAGGTGGAACGGTCGTCTCTGCTGACTCAGGCCGCCGGCCTCCGTGGGACGGGACGTCGGCCCGGGTAG
- a CDS encoding YciI family protein encodes MKYMLMLFERDTDWDAVPEAERTAALDEHGAFIAYLRERGIEFSGEALRPSTTATTLRPAGPDQELLVTDGPYVELKENLAGFYIVEAADLDDAVEIARHCPTGTGTEIRPLWDTGM; translated from the coding sequence ATGAAGTACATGCTCATGCTGTTCGAACGGGACACCGACTGGGACGCGGTGCCGGAGGCCGAGCGCACGGCGGCGCTGGACGAGCACGGGGCGTTCATCGCCTACCTGCGGGAGCGCGGCATCGAGTTCTCCGGCGAGGCGCTGCGGCCGTCCACGACGGCGACCACGCTGCGCCCGGCCGGGCCGGACCAGGAGCTGCTGGTGACGGACGGGCCGTACGTCGAGCTGAAGGAGAACCTCGCCGGCTTCTACATCGTCGAGGCCGCCGATCTCGACGACGCCGTCGAGATCGCCCGGCACTGCCCGACCGGCACCGGTACGGAGATCCGGCCGCTGTGGGACACCGGGATGTGA
- a CDS encoding dihydrolipoyl dehydrogenase family protein — protein sequence MSEQVDVVVLGLGVGGEQVAGSLAEAGLNVVGIEGRLVGGECPYYGCIPTKMIIRAADLLTEGRRVDGMAGHADVTPDWAPVAARIRDEATDDWNDQVAVDRLVGKGARFVRGWGRLAGPGRVEAGGTVYEAGRAVVVGTGTAPFVPPIDGLAGTPYWTNQDAVRAKELPASLLVLGGGAIGLELAQALGRFGVRVTVVEAADRLLGVEEPESSELAARVLTAEGVEVRVGAGAEAVRHDGESFTVTLGDGAELSAEKLLVAVGRRTDLAAIGVDTVGLDPSARFLEVDDRLRAGDRLWGVGDVTGHGAFTHMATYQADIVTRDILGQDGPPADYRALPRVTFMDPEIGAVGLTEAQAREQGLDVRTGSTQVPSTSRGWIHKAGNDGFIKLVADAGQGVLVGATSAGPTGGEVLGALSVAVHGRVPVEQLRHMIYAYPTIHRGIQDALRELDLS from the coding sequence ATGAGCGAGCAGGTCGATGTGGTCGTTCTGGGGCTCGGCGTCGGTGGCGAGCAGGTCGCCGGATCGCTGGCCGAGGCGGGTCTGAACGTGGTCGGCATCGAGGGCCGGCTGGTCGGCGGCGAATGCCCCTACTACGGCTGCATCCCGACCAAGATGATCATCCGGGCGGCCGACCTGCTGACCGAGGGGCGACGCGTCGACGGCATGGCCGGTCACGCGGACGTCACCCCCGACTGGGCGCCGGTCGCCGCGCGCATCCGCGACGAAGCCACCGACGACTGGAACGACCAGGTCGCCGTCGACCGCCTCGTCGGCAAGGGCGCGCGGTTCGTCCGCGGCTGGGGCCGCCTGGCCGGTCCGGGCCGGGTCGAGGCCGGCGGGACGGTGTACGAGGCGGGCCGCGCGGTGGTCGTCGGCACCGGGACGGCGCCGTTCGTGCCGCCGATCGACGGGCTGGCCGGCACCCCGTACTGGACCAACCAGGACGCCGTCCGGGCCAAGGAGCTGCCGGCGTCGCTGCTGGTGCTCGGCGGCGGCGCCATCGGACTGGAACTGGCGCAGGCGCTGGGCCGGTTCGGCGTGCGGGTCACCGTCGTCGAGGCGGCCGACCGGCTGCTCGGCGTCGAAGAGCCCGAGTCGTCCGAGCTGGCCGCGCGGGTGCTGACGGCTGAGGGCGTCGAGGTGCGTGTCGGCGCCGGCGCCGAGGCCGTCCGCCACGACGGCGAGTCGTTCACCGTCACGCTCGGCGACGGCGCCGAGCTGAGCGCCGAGAAGCTGCTGGTGGCCGTCGGCCGGCGCACCGACCTCGCGGCCATCGGCGTCGACACCGTCGGCCTCGACCCGTCCGCCCGCTTCCTCGAGGTCGACGACCGCCTGCGGGCCGGTGACCGGCTCTGGGGCGTCGGCGACGTCACCGGGCACGGCGCGTTCACCCACATGGCCACCTACCAGGCCGACATCGTCACGCGCGACATCCTCGGCCAGGACGGCCCGCCGGCCGACTACCGCGCGCTGCCTCGCGTGACGTTCATGGACCCCGAGATCGGCGCCGTCGGACTCACCGAGGCGCAGGCGCGCGAGCAGGGCCTGGACGTCCGCACCGGCAGCACGCAGGTGCCGTCGACGTCGCGCGGCTGGATCCACAAGGCCGGCAACGACGGCTTCATCAAGCTGGTCGCCGACGCCGGCCAGGGCGTGCTGGTCGGCGCCACGTCGGCCGGCCCGACCGGCGGCGAGGTGCTCGGGGCGCTGTCGGTCGCGGTGCACGGCCGGGTGCCGGTCGAGCAGCTGCGGCACATGATCTACGCCTACCCGACCATCCACCGCGGCATTCAGGACGCGCTGCGCGAGCTCGACCTGAGCTGA
- a CDS encoding M23 family metallopeptidase codes for MPSVEEAQADLESAQAAFTTAQQTEQAAQQRAEQASQAAADARTAADQATARAERARGESTDAAAAADTARETLGRLAAHAYMTNSELSGLMQLGIADPEEFQARSTGVSELMRVQDSVLAEAAESRANATDAASRADGHAAAAAESAAAAVELSEQATAALDEASTASAAASEQLQKAREIHAAAEQAARDREEAENQPDRGDRDDGDNGTTDTPPPSGDGVFQRPSSGSITSPYGMRVHPLTGVYKLHSGTDFGAACGTPVYAAYPGTVDSASYAGAYGNRIEISHGDVNGMDVTTTYNHLSAFSSSRGQSVAAGDLIGRVGTTGSSTGCHLHFEVLVNGNFTDPMGWLQ; via the coding sequence GTGCCCTCGGTCGAGGAGGCGCAGGCCGACCTCGAGTCCGCCCAGGCGGCGTTCACCACCGCCCAGCAGACCGAGCAGGCCGCCCAGCAGCGGGCCGAGCAGGCCAGCCAGGCAGCCGCCGACGCACGGACGGCCGCCGACCAGGCGACCGCCCGGGCCGAGCGGGCCCGCGGCGAGAGCACCGACGCCGCCGCTGCGGCCGACACCGCTCGCGAGACGCTGGGCCGGCTGGCCGCGCACGCCTACATGACCAACTCCGAGCTCAGCGGTCTCATGCAGCTCGGCATCGCCGACCCCGAGGAGTTCCAGGCCCGGTCCACCGGCGTCTCGGAACTCATGCGGGTCCAGGACAGCGTCCTCGCCGAGGCGGCGGAGTCGCGCGCCAACGCGACCGACGCCGCCAGCCGGGCCGACGGCCACGCGGCCGCCGCGGCGGAGTCCGCGGCCGCCGCGGTGGAGCTGTCCGAGCAGGCCACCGCCGCGCTGGACGAGGCCTCGACGGCCTCCGCCGCCGCCAGCGAGCAGCTGCAGAAGGCGCGCGAGATCCACGCCGCCGCGGAGCAGGCCGCCCGCGATCGCGAGGAGGCCGAGAACCAGCCCGACCGCGGCGACCGCGACGACGGCGACAACGGCACCACGGACACGCCCCCGCCCAGCGGCGACGGCGTCTTCCAGCGCCCGTCCAGCGGCAGCATCACGTCGCCGTACGGCATGCGCGTGCACCCGCTGACCGGCGTCTACAAGCTGCACAGCGGCACCGACTTCGGCGCGGCCTGCGGCACGCCGGTCTACGCGGCCTACCCGGGCACCGTCGACTCCGCGAGCTACGCGGGCGCCTACGGCAACCGCATCGAGATCTCGCACGGCGACGTCAACGGCATGGACGTCACCACGACGTACAACCACCTGTCGGCGTTCAGCTCGAGCCGCGGCCAGTCCGTGGCGGCCGGCGACCTCATCGGCCGGGTCGGCACCACCGGGTCGTCGACGGGGTGCCACCTGCACTTCGAGGTGCTGGTGAACGGCAACTTCACCGACCCGATGGGCTGGCTGCAGTAA
- a CDS encoding helix-turn-helix transcriptional regulator: protein MLDAGAELEAALRPLTWPDAELVVGGGNYLRMGGTWVYTATRQPVPGAEDVTFGRRYAGAPRASREDGEVVLLDRDWLEGPDARPELRWCIPLATLGGASATVEVPVDEVVARSAVVVGLWAPELDPAALLTASAIARLLGVTRSTVNAYHARQQMPPPVATLNQRVPLWTRPVIDHWAARQTRRRRPAL, encoded by the coding sequence GTGCTCGACGCCGGAGCCGAGTTGGAGGCCGCTCTGCGCCCTCTGACCTGGCCCGATGCCGAGTTGGTGGTCGGTGGCGGCAACTATCTGCGGATGGGCGGAACCTGGGTCTACACCGCCACGCGCCAGCCCGTCCCCGGCGCCGAGGACGTCACCTTCGGTCGCCGCTACGCCGGCGCCCCTCGTGCCAGCCGCGAGGACGGCGAGGTCGTCCTGCTCGACCGCGACTGGCTGGAAGGCCCCGACGCACGTCCTGAGCTGCGGTGGTGCATCCCGCTGGCCACGCTCGGCGGCGCGTCGGCGACCGTGGAGGTGCCGGTCGACGAGGTCGTGGCGCGGTCCGCGGTCGTGGTCGGCCTGTGGGCCCCCGAACTCGACCCGGCGGCCCTCCTGACGGCGTCGGCGATCGCCCGGCTGCTCGGTGTGACCAGAAGCACGGTCAACGCCTACCACGCACGCCAGCAGATGCCGCCGCCCGTCGCGACGCTGAACCAGCGGGTGCCGCTCTGGACCCGGCCCGTCATCGACCACTGGGCCGCCCGCCAGACCCGTCGACGGCGACCTGCGCTCTGA
- a CDS encoding ROK family transcriptional regulator, with the protein MAGTSPGWLLQLIRSRDGWTRRQLLAETGLSRMTLFERLDALFRAGLVYEAGPAGPTGGRPAALIRFADRGRVVLVLDLDHHTGRIAVTDLTGRSLRERELPLDIAGPPASVLASVCEVGASLLASGAGETLVGVGVALPGPVSPATGLLRPATVMPGWDGFPIAAVIGSHWPVPVLLENDARAHALGEAADRPGVTPLLAVKYAHGIGAGLVLDGALLRGFDGAAGDIGHIRVGGSGAASLSAAPSGAGPASLPASVSGTGAGAGPVCRCGRTGCLAAYASGYALLRRRGVTPSSSDDLAERLAGSADLRDAAGLLGRTLAGLVALVNPRTIVLGGALGRLPAVVDEVSAAVRADALDRLTSELEIVPSTAHHPAAAGMAALVTGHVYAPAAVDAAVAT; encoded by the coding sequence GTGGCAGGGACGTCGCCCGGATGGCTGCTGCAGCTGATCCGGTCCCGCGACGGCTGGACCCGGCGGCAGTTGCTGGCCGAGACCGGGCTGTCCCGGATGACGCTGTTCGAGCGGCTGGACGCGCTGTTCCGGGCCGGGCTGGTGTACGAGGCAGGTCCGGCCGGGCCGACCGGCGGCCGCCCGGCGGCGCTGATCCGGTTCGCCGACCGCGGCCGCGTCGTGCTCGTCCTCGACCTCGACCACCACACCGGGCGCATCGCCGTCACCGACCTCACCGGACGCAGCCTGCGCGAGCGCGAGTTGCCCCTCGACATCGCCGGGCCGCCCGCGTCCGTGCTCGCTTCGGTCTGCGAAGTGGGTGCGTCGCTGCTGGCGTCCGGTGCCGGCGAGACGCTGGTCGGGGTCGGCGTCGCGCTACCCGGCCCGGTGTCGCCGGCGACCGGCCTGCTCCGCCCGGCGACGGTCATGCCCGGCTGGGACGGGTTCCCGATCGCCGCCGTCATCGGTTCCCACTGGCCGGTGCCGGTGCTGCTGGAGAACGACGCCCGGGCGCACGCGCTCGGCGAGGCGGCCGACCGGCCCGGCGTGACGCCGCTGCTGGCCGTGAAGTACGCGCACGGGATCGGCGCCGGACTCGTGCTGGACGGTGCGCTGCTGCGGGGGTTCGACGGCGCGGCCGGGGACATCGGGCACATCCGGGTCGGCGGGTCTGGGGCGGCGTCGTTGTCGGCGGCTCCGTCAGGGGCCGGGCCGGCGTCGTTGCCGGCGTCTGTGTCGGGGACCGGGGCGGGGGCCGGGCCGGTGTGCCGGTGCGGGCGGACGGGGTGCCTGGCCGCGTACGCGTCGGGCTACGCGCTGCTGCGCCGCCGCGGCGTGACGCCGTCGTCGTCGGATGACCTGGCCGAACGGCTGGCCGGATCCGCCGACCTGCGCGACGCGGCCGGGCTGCTGGGGCGGACGCTGGCCGGACTGGTCGCGCTGGTGAACCCGCGGACCATCGTGCTCGGCGGCGCCCTGGGCCGCCTCCCCGCCGTCGTCGACGAGGTGAGCGCCGCCGTGCGGGCCGACGCGCTGGACCGGCTGACCAGCGAGCTCGAGATCGTCCCGAGCACCGCCCACCACCCGGCCGCCGCCGGCATGGCCGCCCTCGTCACCGGCCACGTCTACGCTCCCGCCGCCGTCGACGCGGCCGTCGCGACCTGA
- the ggh gene encoding glucosylglycerate hydrolase: MRVPVSDVGLGDRAADVLRGNDLGSMTAAAPRLYPHMWSWDSGLIAVGLARLSVPRAITELRTLLRAQWATGMIPHIVFSEGDGYFPGPQRWATESAAAAPAAVRTSGICQPPVHALAVRRILDAGRAAGGADRAEAEAFVRDTFGAWLAWHRWLATARDPDGRGLVEIHHGWESGMDNSPRWDQPYAAVVPGDDLPGFVRTDVDHVGDLRERPTDAEYGRYLWIVEQLRRVRYDDDAAREVVGFRVADVFMSAILAVASDELAGIGDELGFDDDAAELRELAARFRAGVRSTVSPSTGLARDLDRRSGRWIATETVAGFAPLFCGVDDGSQRALFWGERWCGHPALAHPLPPSVSPADPGLRPRTYWRGPVWPIVSWLFSWAFERQGDDDGARRLRAASLRQLAGGDFGEYYEPFTGEPLGSLHQSWTAAVALDWLAR; this comes from the coding sequence GTGCGGGTCCCGGTCAGCGACGTGGGGCTCGGCGACCGCGCGGCCGACGTCCTGCGCGGCAACGACCTCGGCTCCATGACGGCGGCGGCGCCGCGGCTCTACCCGCACATGTGGAGCTGGGACTCCGGGCTGATCGCGGTCGGGCTGGCCCGGCTGTCGGTGCCGCGCGCCATCACCGAGCTGCGCACGCTGCTGCGGGCCCAGTGGGCGACCGGGATGATCCCGCACATCGTGTTCTCCGAGGGCGACGGCTACTTCCCGGGCCCGCAGCGGTGGGCGACGGAGTCCGCGGCGGCCGCGCCGGCCGCCGTCCGCACGTCCGGCATCTGCCAGCCACCCGTGCACGCCCTCGCGGTCCGCCGCATCCTCGACGCCGGTCGTGCGGCCGGCGGGGCCGACCGCGCGGAGGCCGAGGCGTTCGTCCGCGACACCTTCGGCGCCTGGCTGGCCTGGCACCGCTGGCTGGCCACCGCGCGCGACCCGGACGGCCGCGGGCTGGTCGAGATCCACCACGGCTGGGAGAGCGGCATGGACAACTCGCCGCGCTGGGACCAGCCCTACGCCGCGGTCGTCCCGGGCGACGACCTGCCCGGGTTCGTCCGCACCGACGTCGACCACGTCGGCGACCTGCGCGAGCGGCCCACCGACGCCGAGTACGGCCGGTACCTGTGGATCGTCGAGCAGCTGCGCCGGGTCCGCTACGACGACGACGCGGCCCGCGAGGTCGTCGGGTTCCGGGTGGCCGACGTGTTCATGTCCGCCATCCTCGCCGTCGCCAGCGACGAGCTGGCCGGCATCGGCGACGAGCTGGGCTTCGACGACGACGCGGCCGAGCTGCGCGAGCTGGCCGCCCGGTTCCGCGCCGGTGTCCGGTCGACGGTGTCGCCGTCGACGGGGCTGGCCCGCGACCTCGACCGCCGGTCCGGACGCTGGATCGCGACGGAGACGGTGGCCGGCTTCGCGCCGCTGTTCTGCGGCGTCGACGACGGGTCGCAGCGGGCGCTGTTCTGGGGCGAGCGCTGGTGCGGCCACCCCGCGCTGGCGCATCCGCTGCCGCCGTCGGTCTCACCGGCCGACCCCGGCCTGCGGCCGCGCACGTACTGGCGCGGCCCCGTCTGGCCGATCGTGTCGTGGCTGTTCAGCTGGGCGTTCGAGCGTCAGGGCGACGACGACGGCGCCCGGCGGCTGCGCGCGGCGTCGCTGCGGCAGCTGGCCGGCGGCGACTTCGGCGAGTACTACGAGCCGTTCACCGGCGAGCCGCTGGGCAGCCTGCACCAGTCCTGGACGGCGGCCGTCGCCCTGGACTGGCTGGCGCGCTGA